One window of Mucilaginibacter inviolabilis genomic DNA carries:
- a CDS encoding agmatine deiminase family protein: protein MISLLTIFSSCQKAEKNIQPADTTVVYTMPEESAPHEGTWLQWPHEYQYGVTYRNRLDATWVKMTQALIEGEKAHIIAYDEAEKTRITNLLLKAGIPLANVDFKIRPTDDVWVRDNGPIYVKDKKGQLVIEDWGFNGWGKKADYQNCNLIPTKIAADQHMAKVDLNAVMINEGGAVEIDGSGTLLATKSAILNNNRNPGMTQAQAEAIFTKYLGVTKFIWLKGKAGLEITDMHIDGFARFANASTLVTMDYDDLLDWQVPEDDINTLYAATNKNGTPYHIVKLPLTQNNVETTYGKKLDYKGSYVNYYIGNKKVLVPNYNDANDAVANRIIQSLYPNRTVVGIDVRNLYANGGMIHCVTQQQPR, encoded by the coding sequence ATGATATCACTACTAACTATTTTTTCTTCTTGTCAAAAAGCCGAAAAAAATATTCAACCGGCAGACACTACAGTTGTGTATACCATGCCCGAGGAATCGGCACCGCATGAAGGCACCTGGCTTCAATGGCCGCATGAATATCAGTATGGTGTTACCTATCGTAATAGGCTAGATGCCACCTGGGTGAAAATGACACAGGCGCTGATAGAAGGCGAAAAAGCTCATATTATTGCCTATGATGAAGCAGAAAAGACCAGAATTACAAACTTGCTCCTTAAAGCTGGTATCCCTTTGGCTAATGTAGATTTTAAAATTCGCCCAACTGATGATGTTTGGGTAAGGGATAACGGCCCAATTTATGTTAAAGACAAGAAAGGGCAACTAGTTATAGAAGATTGGGGTTTTAATGGATGGGGTAAAAAAGCAGATTATCAAAATTGTAATCTTATCCCCACAAAAATTGCTGCCGACCAGCATATGGCAAAAGTTGATCTGAATGCCGTTATGATAAATGAGGGCGGTGCTGTTGAAATTGACGGAAGTGGTACTTTACTGGCAACCAAAAGCGCCATACTGAATAATAATAGAAACCCTGGTATGACACAGGCACAGGCGGAAGCTATTTTTACCAAATACCTGGGGGTAACCAAATTTATCTGGCTAAAAGGAAAAGCCGGTTTAGAAATTACCGACATGCATATAGACGGGTTTGCACGGTTTGCTAATGCAAGCACCCTGGTAACGATGGACTATGATGATTTATTAGATTGGCAGGTTCCTGAAGACGATATTAATACACTTTATGCGGCCACTAATAAAAATGGCACACCTTACCATATAGTGAAGCTTCCATTAACCCAAAACAATGTTGAAACAACTTATGGCAAAAAACTGGATTACAAAGGCTCCTATGTAAATTATTATATAGGAAATAAAAAAGTGCTGGTTCCTAATTATAATGACGCCAATGATGCGGTAGCAAACAGGATTATACAAAGTTTATACCCTAACAGAACTGTAGTTGGAATAGACGTAAGAAACTTGTATGCCAATGGCGGAATGATACATTGTGTAACACAGCAACAACCCCGCTAA
- a CDS encoding vitamin K epoxide reductase family protein — protein MLSFFESKTNGPKAAKILLDILNVKVTATTLIREIEEHPDYPSLLSISDVLNNHGVENMGIRVDPDKFTELPCPYITQIRWGKKPANLFTVVKDVDENTIHFFDPEKHRWTSLDKQSFLKGWSGFALLAEAKDDAGEKDYGKKAKEENRKSIIQYLIAFCIPAIAIIAGLLTLAQVGVNALLPVIFTLLTLAGAITGALLLWYEIDQHNPVLQQICNAGKKVNCGAILQSKAAKIGGISWSALGFSYFMGILLLLLFSGITNPSALFAVSWLNVIAVPYVIFSVYYQWRVAKQWCVLCLCVQGLLVLQLATALLGSWHTLLSFNVIEPGLIIPVLTALVIPFIAATLLIPAFQKAKGSKQINTELQKLKHNRQIFEALLEKQKRVVNIPAGLGITLGNPDGIYKLIKVCNPYCGPCAKAHQPMEDLLENNPDVQIQILFTATNQEGDTKAPPVKHLLAIAEKNEEPVIKQALDDWYLAEKKDYEVFAAKYPMNGELRQQDAKVEAMKNWCDTTGIEFTPTFFVSMPNEGNETIYYQLPEIYSVIDLKYFFAV, from the coding sequence ATGCTTTCTTTTTTTGAATCTAAAACTAACGGCCCCAAGGCGGCAAAAATCCTGCTTGACATTTTGAATGTTAAAGTTACGGCAACAACACTAATCCGGGAAATAGAAGAGCATCCTGATTACCCCAGCTTGTTGAGTATAAGTGATGTGTTAAACAATCACGGCGTTGAAAATATGGGGATAAGGGTTGATCCTGATAAATTTACGGAACTTCCCTGTCCGTATATTACGCAAATAAGGTGGGGAAAGAAGCCCGCAAACCTTTTTACAGTTGTAAAAGACGTGGACGAAAATACCATCCATTTTTTTGACCCGGAAAAACATCGGTGGACTTCTCTTGATAAGCAGAGTTTTTTAAAAGGGTGGTCGGGCTTTGCTTTGTTAGCCGAAGCTAAAGATGATGCCGGTGAAAAGGATTATGGTAAAAAGGCAAAGGAAGAAAACAGAAAAAGTATCATTCAGTATCTAATAGCCTTTTGTATCCCTGCTATAGCCATTATTGCGGGGCTATTGACCTTGGCGCAAGTGGGTGTAAATGCTTTACTGCCGGTTATTTTTACTTTGTTAACGCTTGCGGGTGCCATTACCGGGGCTTTATTGCTTTGGTACGAGATCGATCAGCATAACCCTGTATTGCAGCAGATTTGCAATGCCGGTAAAAAAGTAAACTGCGGAGCTATATTACAATCCAAAGCCGCAAAAATTGGAGGTATTAGCTGGAGCGCTTTAGGCTTTAGTTATTTCATGGGTATATTGCTGTTGTTGTTATTTTCGGGTATCACCAATCCCTCTGCTTTGTTTGCTGTATCCTGGTTAAATGTAATAGCCGTACCGTATGTGATCTTCTCTGTTTACTATCAGTGGCGTGTAGCCAAACAGTGGTGTGTATTGTGTTTATGTGTGCAGGGTTTATTAGTGCTGCAGCTGGCAACTGCCCTTTTAGGCAGTTGGCATACTTTACTATCATTTAATGTTATTGAACCTGGATTGATCATACCAGTTTTAACGGCTCTTGTTATTCCGTTTATCGCCGCAACTTTATTAATACCGGCTTTTCAAAAAGCTAAAGGAAGTAAACAGATTAATACTGAACTACAAAAACTAAAACATAACAGGCAGATATTTGAAGCATTGCTTGAAAAACAAAAGCGGGTAGTTAATATTCCCGCTGGACTTGGCATAACATTGGGTAACCCTGATGGTATTTATAAATTGATCAAAGTATGTAATCCTTATTGTGGCCCCTGCGCTAAAGCCCACCAGCCAATGGAGGATCTGTTAGAAAATAACCCGGATGTTCAGATACAGATATTATTTACGGCTACAAACCAGGAAGGAGACACGAAGGCTCCTCCCGTAAAACACTTGTTAGCCATCGCTGAGAAAAATGAAGAGCCTGTTATAAAACAGGCATTGGATGACTGGTATCTGGCCGAAAAGAAAGACTACGAAGTATTTGCTGCCAAATATCCGATGAATGGAGAATTGAGACAGCAGGATGCTAAAGTTGAGGCTATGAAAAATTGGTGTGATACGACAGGAATAGAATTTACACCTACCTTTTTTGTTTCTATGCCCAATGAGGGGAATGAAACGATATATTATCAATTGCCTGAAATATACAGCGTAATTGATTTAAAGTATTTCTTTGCTGTGTAA
- a CDS encoding PepSY-associated TM helix domain-containing protein: protein MKVFFRTIHLYLSLVAGIVIFCSCFTGTMLVFEKEIQHALHPQRYAIKPEQNRMALANLVPIALKQVPKAKLSSVMVYNDPGRATELAVIIPEKKKNDAEQPAQKAGKGKKDHGHDHKDKKPKVDEKPNITLFVNPYTGEVIEQFNRRQTFMYKVEMFHRFLLGAKNSLGDWIISLSTLIFLFILITGVILWWPKTKAIMRQRLKIKWDGSAKRLTHDLHIVTGFYTSVFLIVVVLTGLIMTFKWANVALFAITGSKPPVKEQSKAPLSVYKPDAEALSADAILADMGKTITTAEYYSVRLPRDSSATYTVNVWPEGAIETTADIYYIDQYSGGLAGSQTFASKSLGQRVRAYVKPVHTGAVYGLPTKILSFVVCALSLIFPVTGVMMWLNRTKKKKPRAKTLVAA, encoded by the coding sequence ATGAAGGTTTTTTTTCGCACCATACATCTTTACCTGAGCCTTGTGGCTGGTATTGTTATTTTTTGCTCGTGTTTTACAGGTACCATGCTGGTATTTGAAAAAGAGATACAGCATGCGCTTCATCCGCAACGTTATGCTATAAAACCAGAACAGAACAGAATGGCTTTGGCAAATCTGGTTCCAATAGCTCTAAAACAGGTGCCTAAAGCTAAGCTCTCATCGGTTATGGTATATAACGACCCTGGGCGGGCTACAGAATTAGCGGTAATCATTCCTGAGAAGAAAAAGAATGATGCTGAGCAACCGGCCCAGAAAGCCGGAAAAGGCAAAAAGGATCATGGTCATGACCATAAAGACAAGAAGCCAAAAGTCGACGAGAAACCAAACATTACCCTTTTTGTAAATCCCTATACAGGTGAGGTGATAGAGCAGTTTAACCGCCGCCAAACTTTTATGTATAAGGTGGAGATGTTTCACCGCTTTTTGCTGGGCGCGAAGAATAGTCTTGGCGATTGGATCATATCATTATCTACGCTTATTTTTCTGTTTATATTGATCACCGGGGTGATACTATGGTGGCCTAAAACAAAAGCCATCATGAGGCAACGCCTTAAAATTAAGTGGGATGGCAGTGCTAAAAGATTAACACATGACCTTCATATAGTCACCGGGTTTTATACTTCGGTATTTTTGATCGTCGTAGTACTAACCGGGCTAATCATGACCTTTAAGTGGGCTAATGTGGCATTGTTTGCCATTACGGGTTCAAAACCACCTGTTAAAGAACAATCCAAAGCCCCATTGTCTGTATACAAACCGGATGCGGAGGCTTTATCTGCTGATGCGATTTTAGCCGATATGGGTAAAACAATTACTACCGCTGAATATTATAGCGTTCGGTTGCCACGCGATTCGTCTGCTACTTATACCGTAAATGTTTGGCCGGAAGGCGCTATCGAAACCACTGCGGATATCTATTATATAGATCAGTATAGTGGCGGCTTAGCTGGTTCTCAAACCTTTGCCTCTAAAAGTTTAGGGCAACGGGTAAGGGCATATGTGAAACCGGTTCATACAGGTGCCGTATATGGCTTACCTACTAAAATACTCAGTTTTGTGGTTTGTGCATTATCGCTCATATTCCCGGTAACCGGGGTAATGATGTGGCTAAATCGTACAAAGAAAAAGAAACCACGCGCAAAAACATTGGTTGCAGCTTAA
- a CDS encoding AraC family transcriptional regulator, whose product MSLAKIQHIIKYIEENYHQDISVQKLEQLSNYSYRNIQRVFKNIFHESLGIFQKRLKLENAYKKLIYTSDSITNISYSVGFDSLQSFSKSFKKQFNVSPANARKKRIHVFESFINNCLEKNKNIDHEIVFLKTVKVFYIGTKTKNYNNTEIELLWDKVDAVFEENITAAYYGIIVDQPLITDKLKCRYEACVDKNPANKEFCSTYILGGKYAKYIHEGSYSLIEDTYRRIYIDWLFKSKLEFDNSPIIEHYVKNEFNAANTNDYITEILVPIKKK is encoded by the coding sequence ATGAGTTTGGCAAAAATTCAGCATATTATTAAATACATTGAAGAGAATTATCATCAAGATATTTCAGTTCAAAAATTAGAGCAACTATCTAATTATTCTTACAGAAATATCCAGCGCGTATTTAAAAATATCTTCCATGAATCATTAGGGATATTTCAAAAAAGATTAAAGCTTGAAAATGCCTATAAAAAGTTAATTTATACCAGCGATTCCATTACCAATATTTCTTACTCGGTGGGTTTTGACAGCTTACAATCTTTTTCTAAATCATTTAAAAAACAGTTTAATGTTTCACCTGCTAATGCCAGGAAAAAAAGAATACACGTTTTCGAAAGTTTTATCAATAACTGCCTTGAAAAAAATAAAAATATAGATCACGAAATAGTCTTTTTAAAAACAGTTAAAGTGTTTTATATCGGAACTAAAACAAAAAACTATAATAACACCGAAATTGAGTTATTGTGGGATAAAGTTGATGCCGTTTTTGAAGAGAATATTACAGCAGCATATTATGGGATCATAGTTGATCAACCGTTGATTACGGATAAATTAAAATGCAGATATGAGGCGTGCGTTGATAAAAATCCTGCAAATAAAGAATTCTGTTCAACCTATATTTTGGGTGGCAAATACGCTAAATATATTCATGAAGGAAGTTATAGTTTAATAGAAGATACATACAGACGTATTTATATAGATTGGCTTTTTAAATCTAAGCTGGAATTTGATAACTCTCCAATTATAGAACATTATGTAAAAAATGAATTTAACGCAGCAAATACGAATGATTATATCACCGAAATTCTTGTACCGATCAAGAAAAAATAG